From a single Scomber japonicus isolate fScoJap1 chromosome 12, fScoJap1.pri, whole genome shotgun sequence genomic region:
- the LOC128369803 gene encoding cytolytic toxin-alpha-like: MDLEASRTMEMAALGRPFSLGMLYDCRQDSLIPGMTLWDKNDLEKELRESPKPNSEFEIVASESIQDKSSALNVEASLKASFLGGLVKVEGSAKYLNDHKTSKNQARLTLNYKTTTKFQELSMNHLGRGNVKHPYVFDKGIATHVVTGILYGAQAFFVFDREVSDKESHQDIQGNLNVMIKKIPCLAIEGEGSLKMEDEDLAKVEKFSCKFHGDFLLKKPPTTFQDAVQVYQSLPQLLGTNGENAVPVKVWLLPLVSLDSSAAKLVRQISIRLVQECQSVLEDFTELEMRCNDAIRTTTAQQFPQIGKKLKTFKEFCSEFKLDFQRTLAKILPSIRGGGEEETVLAEILKKRHSSPFNNTSLNEWMDCKERENCILKSYTKMMKNTKIVPSQCQLDEETLNAEHAVCFVFTSLGSAEPYLSALSNYLKEKPKADDPQDPHCHDIEKEQWYLSNNVSDAMRIKAKLFSDFAEANKENKNIKFLTVGLTNETHKGSSIYVYKDGFPVSENFEPPSKPETVTAGDVTHNSVTLKISPPRFGAENITSYCVEYCVSGEDGWKQTPAPKAEEVTVSGLTTNTEYMFRCRAVTSVGVGPAGEVSGPIKTLPCSPPGKPQVETNSSEITVSWEKPAEIAQDVHIVSYIVEYTQTEKEVKEEDVQWNQMVSRAEKRIISELQSETEYAVREKTWT, encoded by the exons ATGGATCTCGAAGCCAGCAGAACAATGGAGATGGCAGCACTCGGCCGGCCATTCAGTCTTGGTATGCTGTATGACTGCCGCCAAGACTCACTCATCCCTG GCATGACACTATGGGACAAAAATGATCTGGAAAAAGAATTGAGAGAAAGTCCAAAACCTAACAGTGAGTTTGAGATAGTTGCATCTGAATCAATTCAGGATAAATCTTCAGCATTAAATGTTGAGGCATCCCTAAAGGCAAGTTTCCTGGGTGGACTGGTAAAGGTTGAAGGATCAGCTAAATACCTGAATGATCATAAGACATCCAAAAATCAGGCCAGACTAACACTGAACTACAAAACTACCACAAAGTTCCAAGAATTGTCAATGAATCATCTTGGAAGAGGTAATGTTAAACATCCGTATGTCTTTGATAAAGGAATAGCAACACATGTAGTCACAGGAATCCTTTATGGGGCACAagctttctttgtctttgaccGTGAGGTGTCTGATAAAGAAAGTCATCAAGATATTCAGGGAAACTTGAatgtgatgataaaaaaaatcccttgCCTTGCAATAGAAGGGGAAGGTTCCTTGAAAATGGAAGATGAGGACTTAGCAAAAGTTGAGAAATTCTCCTGCAAATTTCATGGAGACTTTTTACTCAAGAAACCACCAACAACCTTTCAGGATGCTGTACAAGTCTACCAAAGCCTGCCACAACTGCTGGGAACCAATGGAGAAAATGCTGTACCAGTGAAAGTCTGGCTGCTGCCACTGGTTAGTTTAGATTCATCAGCTGCTAAACTTGTCCGTCAGATAAGTATAAGATTAGTGCAGGAATGCCAGAGTGTCCTGGAGGACTTCACTGAGCTGGAAATGAGATGCAATGATGCAATAAGAACCACCACTGCACAGCAGTTCCCACAGATTGgtaaaaaacttaaaactttTAAAGAATTTTGCTCTGAGTTCAAACTAGACTTCCAACGAACCTTGGCAAAGATACTTCCATCAATccggggaggaggggaagaggagacTGTGCTGGCAGAGATCCTGAAGAAGAGACATTCTTCTCCTTTCAACAACACAAGCCTGAACGAGTGGATGGactgtaaagagagagaaaactgcATCTTAAAATCATAcaccaaaatgatgaaaaacactAAGATTGTCCCATCTCAATGTCAACTTGATGAGGAAACTCTCAATGCAGaacatgctgtgtgttttgtcttcACCTCACTGGGAAGTGCTGAACCATACCTCTCAGCTTTATCAAACTACttaaaagaaaaacccaaaGCAGACGACCCTCAAGATCCACATTGTCATGACATAGAGAAGGAACAATGGTACCTTTCAAACAATGTATCAGATGCAATGAGGATCAAAGCAAAGCTGTTCAGTGATTTTGCAGAGGCCAACAAAGAGAATAAGAACATAAAGTTCCTGACAGTGGGTTTAACAAATGAGACACACAAAGGTTCAAGCATCTACGTTTATAAAGACGGCTTTCCTGTCAGTGAGAACTTTGAGCCTCCTTCAAAGCCTGAAACAGTGACAGCAGGTGATGTAACCCACAACAGTGTGACACTGAAGATCTCTCCACCAAGATTTGGAGCAGAGAACATCACCTCCTACTGTGTAGAGTACTGTGTCAGtggagaggatggatggaaacaaACACCAGCACCAAAAGCTGAAGAAGTCACAGTGAGTGGTCTGACTACTAACACAGAGTATATGTTCAGATGCAGAGCAGTGACCTCAGTAGGTGTTGGACCAGCTGGTGAAGTCAGTGGTCCCATTAAAACTTTACCTTGTAGCCCTCCTGGAAAACCTCAAGTTGAAACTAACTCAAGTGAGATAACAGTTAGCTGGGAGAAACCTGCAGAGATTGCACAAGATGTCCACATTGTGAGCTACATTGTAGAGTACAcccaaacagagaaagaggtgaAAGAAGAAGATGTCCAGTGGAACCAAATGGTGTCAAGAGCTGAAAAGAGGATAATTTCAGAGCTTCAGTCAGAGACAGAATATGCTGTCAGG GAGAAGACATGGACATAG
- the znf622 gene encoding cytoplasmic 60S subunit biogenesis factor ZNF622 — MASYTCISCRVAFADGEVQRAHYKTDWHRYNLKRKVADMPPVTAENFQERVMAQRAAAEQQLSDAAMGEGCAVCNKKFSSANAYQNHLQSHKHQQAEKAAVLAAQRKVDKMNEKNLEKGLGDEKPDHDARNEALQQALKEQQRPSPAKHEKAQTSQGEKKPGAEKPEKPPRLMWLEEQAKRREKEEGATAEEEDWEDVEEEEEEDEDDDEMEDDEDAEETMDQEEGGDPAALSDAHPAALPGSIAVTDCLFCSHHSKSLMKNVAHMTKVHSFFIPDVEFIVDLRGLVRYLGEKVGAGNVCLWCNEKGRSFYSAEAVQSHMTDKSHCKLFTDGDAALEFADFYDFRSSYPEKKEGDDAEMDDDEELPDDKSLEYDDETLELTLPSGAKIGHRSLMRYYKQRFGHQRALTLSHNQNAVGRVLRQYKALGWGGDAGHGSFYQKQKDMQYVQMMKSKWMLKMGVSHNATKQKHFRAQVMF, encoded by the exons ATGGCTTCCTACACCTGCATCAGCTGCCGGGTGGCTTTCGCAGACGGCGAGGTCCAGCGAGCGCACTACAAAACCGACTGGCACCGCTACAACCTGAAGCGCAAGGTGGCCGACATGCCACCAGTCACCGCTGAAAACTTCCAGGAGCGTGTCATGGCGCAGCGGGCTGCCGCCGAACAGCAGCTAAGCGACGCGGCAATGGGTGAAGGCTGCGCCGTCTGCAACAAGAAGTTCTCCAGCGCCAACGCCTATCAGAACCACCTGCAGTCCCACAAACACCAGCAGGCGGAGAAGGCAGCCGTGCTCGCCGCCCAGAGGAAAGTGGACAAGATGAACGAGAAGAATTTGGAGAAGGGGCTCGGTGACGAAAAGCCGGACCACGACGCCAGGAACGAGGCGCTGCAGCAGGCCctgaaggagcagcagaggcCAAGCCCGGCCAAACACGAGAAGGCTCAGACGTCGCAGGGAGAGAAGAAGCCCGGGGCGGAGAAGCCGGAGAAACCTCCCAGGTTGATGTGGCTGGAGGAACAAgccaagaggagagagaaagaagaaggagccACAgcagaggaag AAGATTGGGAGGAtgttgaggaggaagaggaggaggatgaggacgaTGACGAGATGGAGGACGATGAAGACGCAGAGGAGACGATGGatcaggaggaaggaggagaccCGGCGGCTCTGTCGGACGCTCACCCAGCCGCTCTGCCGGGATCCATCGCCGTCACAGACTGCCTCTTCTGCTCTCATCATTCCAAGTCGCTGATGAAGAACGTCGCCCACATGACCAAAGTCCACAGCTTCTTCATCCCCGACGTGGAGTTCATCGTCGACCTCAGAGGCCTCGTCCGATACCTGG GAGAGAAAGTCGGTGCTGGGAACGTTTGTTTGTGGTGTAACGAGAAGGGCCGCTCGTTTTACTCAGCAGAAGCCGTACAGAGTCACATGACCGACAAAAGCCACTGTAAGCTCTTCACAGACGGCGACGCTGCGCTGGAGTTCGCCGACTTCTACGACTTCAG GAGCAGCTACccagagaagaaggagggagacgATGCTGAGATGGACGACGATGAAGAGCTGCCTGACGATAAGAGTCTGGAGTACGACGACGAAACGCTGGAGCTGACTCTGCCTTCAG GGGCAAAGATCGGCCATCGCTCCCTCATGAGATACTACAAGCAGCGGTTCGGCCACCAGAGGGCGCTCACTCTGTCCCACAACCAGAACGCTGTGGGCCGAGTGCTGAGGCAGTACAAAGCCCTCGGCTGGGGGGGAGACGCAG gccaCGGCTCGTTCTACCAGAAGCAGAAAGACATGCAGTACGTACAGATGATGAAGTCTAAGTGGATGCTGAAGATGGGCGTGAGTCACAACGCCACCAAGCAGAAACACTTCAGAGCCCAAGTTATGTTCTAA